One Pantanalinema sp. DNA window includes the following coding sequences:
- a CDS encoding alpha/beta fold hydrolase, producing the protein MSTRPPVAFDPAPFEPHPLFRHAHLQTVVGEVVPRDFARHHAPWLASARTEQFTLADGDRLQAVLHLHPDDPARLRPVVLHLHGLEGSAEASYQKGISTKAYAAGFHSVRLNFRNCGDTEHLARALYHGRSTDDVLAVLAALREEWGFSTLYATGASLGANLLLRLLADAGQAPPPGLAGVVAVSPPVDMAMTAAALDRGFNRGYTAYFLGLLKRKMRRKQRLSPGGEGLSELVRELGRVHTLRAFDELVTAPLSGYPDAATYYAHASSGDDLHRVRVPTLLIHAQDDPFLPYAMYGPRMEAIAANPYLVSVFPDHGGHVGFLMPKGRPGRRPWMDEWWAENEAIAYLQALHEAR; encoded by the coding sequence ATGAGCACCAGACCGCCCGTGGCCTTCGATCCGGCCCCCTTCGAGCCCCATCCCCTCTTCCGCCATGCGCACCTGCAGACGGTCGTCGGGGAGGTGGTGCCGCGCGACTTCGCCCGGCACCACGCCCCCTGGCTCGCGTCGGCCCGCACCGAGCAGTTCACCCTGGCGGACGGCGACAGGCTGCAGGCCGTCCTGCACCTTCACCCCGACGATCCCGCTCGCCTGCGGCCGGTGGTGCTTCACCTCCACGGCCTGGAGGGCAGCGCCGAGGCGTCCTACCAGAAGGGCATCAGCACCAAGGCCTACGCCGCGGGCTTCCACTCGGTCCGCCTCAACTTCCGCAACTGCGGGGACACGGAGCACCTGGCGCGCGCCCTCTATCACGGCCGATCCACCGACGACGTGCTCGCCGTGCTCGCGGCCCTCAGGGAGGAGTGGGGCTTCTCGACGCTCTACGCCACGGGGGCCTCGCTCGGGGCCAACCTCCTGCTGCGCCTCCTGGCTGACGCCGGCCAGGCGCCTCCGCCCGGCCTCGCCGGCGTGGTCGCCGTCTCGCCGCCCGTCGACATGGCCATGACGGCCGCCGCGCTGGATCGGGGCTTCAACCGGGGTTACACGGCCTACTTCCTCGGCTTGCTCAAGCGCAAGATGCGCCGCAAGCAGCGCCTGAGCCCCGGGGGCGAGGGGCTGTCCGAGCTCGTGCGCGAGCTGGGGCGGGTGCATACGCTGCGGGCCTTCGACGAGCTGGTGACCGCGCCGCTCTCGGGCTACCCCGACGCGGCGACCTACTACGCCCACGCGAGCTCGGGCGACGACCTGCACCGCGTCCGGGTGCCGACCCTCCTCATCCACGCCCAGGACGATCCCTTCCTGCCCTACGCCATGTACGGCCCCAGGATGGAGGCGATCGCCGCCAACCCTTACCTCGTGTCCGTCTTCCCGGATCACGGGGGGCACGTGGGCTTCCTGATGCCCAAGGGGCGGCCCGGGCGCCGGCCATGGATGGACGAGTGGTGGGCCGAGAACGAGGCGATCGCCTACCTCCAGGCCCTGCACGAGGCCCGCTGA